In one window of Tripterygium wilfordii isolate XIE 37 chromosome 1, ASM1340144v1, whole genome shotgun sequence DNA:
- the LOC119982227 gene encoding transcription factor MYB14-like: MVRAPCCEKMGLKKGPWTPEEDRILVSYIHNYGHANWRALPKQAGLLRCGKSCRLRWINYLRPDIKRGNFTKEEEDTIITLHESLGNRWSAIAAQLPGRTDNEIKNVWHTHLKKRLLKQNHTPQIIKHSMITSPQYEQEQVSINADSESSNITLSTHNNIYSCEQYSSLLTDTTTVATSSTETIKCGSLDYAMNFPLMDESCGSSDAENSSSMMTAEFFDGLQDHFGFNYSNVMDPSHMNEASYVDDGMDFWRSLLIDVGGIQGFL; this comes from the exons ATGGTGAGGGCTCCTTGCTGTGAAAAAATGGGTTTGAAGAAGGGACCTTGGACTCCTGAAGAGGATCGCATTCTGGTTTCCTACATTCACAACTATGGACATGCAAACTGGCGTGCTCTGCCCAAACAAGCTG GTTTGTTAAGATGTGGTAAGAGTTGCAGACTGAGATGGATAAACTACTTGAGGCCAGATATCAAGAGAGGCAACTTCACCAAAGAAGAAGAGGACACTATCATTACATTACATGAATCCTTGGGAAATAG GTGGTCAGCAATTGCAGCACAGCTTCCAGGAAGGACTGACAATGAGATTAAAAATGTATGGCACACCCACTTGAAGAAGAGACTACTCAAACAAAACCATACCCCACAAATCATCAAACACTCCATGATCACATCTCCACAATATGAACAAGAACAAGTCAGCATCAATGCCGACTCAGAATCCTCAAATATCACTCTCTCTACGCATAATAACATATATTCATGTGAGCAATATTCCAGCTTGCTCACTGACACCACCACAGTGGCCACCAGTAGTACTGAAACCATCAAATGTGGGAGTCTTGATTATGCAATGAATTTCCCTCTAATGGACGAAAGTTGTGGATCATCAGACGCAGAGAATTCTTCCAGCATGATGACAGCTGAGTTTTTTGATGGATTACAAGACCATTTTGGGTTCAATTATTCAAATGTTATGGATCCAAGTCATATGAATGAAGCTTCATACGTTGATGATGGCATGGACTTCTGGCGCAGCCTATTAATTGATGTGGGAGGAATACAAGGATTTCTATGA
- the LOC120011573 gene encoding LOW QUALITY PROTEIN: CWF19-like protein 2 (The sequence of the model RefSeq protein was modified relative to this genomic sequence to represent the inferred CDS: inserted 1 base in 1 codon) — MKSSRYIVTDLYTRKEEDADRYLAHKIMQNKQCNLFGRAVDEYDFEDGPKKKSRKKGRDDDHKVYGKNIFAKRILTQQERCIFCFENPNRPKHLVVSIANFSYLILPKYQPLVPGHCCILTLQHESATRTVDDNIWXEIRNFKKCLIKMFAKQEKDLVFIETVMGLAQQRCHCMIECIPLPREIAKQAPLHFKKAIDEAEDEWSQHDAKKLIDTSVKGLRGSIPKNFPYFHVEFGFKSSFGLNIVRGMLRLPVEDMYRRHETIEAQKQAVAKFAQEWEPFDWTKQLD; from the exons ATGAAATCTTCGAG ATATATTGTCACAGATTTATATACCAGAAAGGAAGAGGATGCTGATAGGTATCTAGCTCATAAAATTATGCAGAACAAGCAGTGCAATTTATTTGGTCGAGCAGTTGATGAATATGATTTTGAAGATGGCCCAAAGAAAAAGTCCCGGAAGAAAGGGAGAGATGACGATCACAAAGTTTATGGGAAGAACATTTTTGCAAAGCGCATCTTGACTCAGCAAGAACGCTGTATCTTTTGCTTTGAGAACCCGAATCGACCAAAACATCTTGTTGTATCCATAGCAAATTTCTCTTATTTGATATTGCCGAAATACCAACCCCTTGTGCCAGGACATTGCTGCATCTTAACATTGCAG CATGAGTCAGCCACGAGGACTGTTGATGATAACATAT GTGAAATTCGCAACTTCAAGAAATGCCTCATAAAGATGTTCGCAAAGCAAGAAAAGGATTTGGTGTTCATTGAAACAGTGATGGGATTGGCTCAGCAACGTTGTCATTGTATGATTGAGTGCATTCCATTGCCTAGAGAAATTGCAAAACAGGCCCCACTTCATTTTAAAAAG GCAATTGATGAAGCTGAAGATGAGTGGAGCCAGCATGATGCAAAGAAGCTCATTGATACAAGTGTGAAGGGTTTGCGTGGTTCAATCCCCAAAAATTTTCCATACTTCCACGTGGAATTTGGTTTCAAAAGCAGCTTTGGCCTTAACATTGTAAGAGGCATGCTACGATTGCCAGTGGAAGACATGTACCGTCGACACGAGACAATTGAGGCTCAAAAGCAAGCTGTTGCAAAATTTGCTCAAGAATGGGAGCCTTTCGATTGGACGAAACAACTCGACTAA